A genomic region of Barnesiella viscericola DSM 18177 contains the following coding sequences:
- a CDS encoding Crp/Fnr family transcriptional regulator — MNNEIYEMPLFRGGNKDTIERIMHDFPSRYVHYKKGDTIAMQGNACRSLYILCEGSVYAKMISEEGKEFTLDTLSAPDVLASAFVFSSEGIFPVTILANSDCDLWIVSKESLLRIIESEPLVLRNYLTVISDHSMFLSKRLNEFALQTLSSRIMSYIEQNGSIQNLQEAAFILGVARPSLSRAVLQLVGQGVLKKENRGYVLV; from the coding sequence ATGAATAATGAGATTTATGAAATGCCCCTGTTTAGGGGCGGAAATAAGGATACGATCGAGAGAATCATGCACGATTTTCCCAGCCGGTATGTTCATTATAAAAAGGGCGATACCATTGCCATGCAGGGGAATGCCTGCCGGTCGTTGTATATCCTGTGCGAAGGGAGTGTCTACGCCAAAATGATCAGTGAGGAGGGAAAGGAATTTACCCTCGACACCTTGTCGGCCCCCGATGTGCTGGCCTCGGCTTTTGTATTTAGTTCCGAAGGCATATTCCCCGTTACCATCTTGGCGAACAGTGACTGCGACCTTTGGATTGTCAGCAAAGAGAGTCTGTTGAGAATCATCGAGTCCGAACCTTTGGTCCTGCGCAATTATCTGACGGTCATATCGGATCACAGTATGTTCCTGAGCAAGCGGCTGAACGAATTTGCCTTGCAGACACTCTCGTCGCGAATCATGAGCTATATCGAACAAAACGGGAGCATACAGAATTTGCAGGAGGCCGCCTTTATTCTTGGAGTCGCTCGCCCGTCCCTTTCACGGGCTGTTCTGCAACTGGTCGGTCAAGGTGTGTTGAAAAAGGAGAACAGAGGATATGTACTTGTTTAA